One genomic segment of Rhizobium gallicum bv. gallicum R602sp includes these proteins:
- a CDS encoding MFS transporter, with the protein MFKFPLRSAKTIAVLAVSQIIGWGTTFDMLGVMGRVVGPDLGLPNEVVFAGLTVMMVVSAIAGPATGRWLARFGAARVLAASSVTFATGLLMLAATHGVVLYAAAWIVVGLGGALGLSAPAYTAVVEREGLNGSRIIAILMLFTGLSATLFWPVLTLVTDAYGWRIAFIFSAALHIFVCLPLHLFALPKPAATHTQGTAADTPSIALSPREGRKAFLLLATSTTLGTFISFGIAPSLIEIFRQSGASPALALQLGSARGVIGISARGLDMLLGKRGNPILTSVMGISLMLVSFLMLLLCGTSTPLLVAFIVMYGFGSGVLAVARALLPLAFFSPREYGLQAARLSLPQNLANAIAPVIFTATLDRVGTGLTLTICAALAALALVFVFMLAGMVRSAKQMVPSQR; encoded by the coding sequence ATGTTCAAATTCCCCTTGCGCTCGGCGAAGACGATCGCCGTGCTTGCCGTCAGCCAGATCATCGGCTGGGGCACTACCTTCGATATGCTCGGCGTCATGGGCCGTGTCGTCGGGCCCGATCTCGGCCTGCCGAACGAAGTGGTCTTTGCCGGCCTCACCGTCATGATGGTCGTCAGCGCCATTGCGGGCCCCGCGACCGGCCGCTGGCTCGCGCGCTTTGGTGCAGCCCGCGTGCTTGCCGCATCGTCGGTCACCTTCGCGACGGGCCTGCTGATGCTTGCCGCCACGCATGGGGTCGTCCTCTATGCGGCTGCCTGGATCGTCGTCGGCCTTGGCGGCGCGCTTGGCCTTTCAGCGCCCGCCTATACCGCCGTCGTCGAGCGAGAGGGCCTGAACGGCAGCCGGATTATCGCCATCCTCATGCTTTTCACCGGCCTGTCGGCAACGCTCTTCTGGCCGGTCCTGACGCTGGTGACGGACGCCTATGGATGGCGCATCGCCTTCATCTTTTCGGCGGCGCTTCACATATTCGTCTGCCTGCCACTCCATCTTTTCGCCCTGCCGAAGCCCGCTGCAACGCACACGCAAGGCACTGCCGCGGATACCCCATCGATCGCGCTATCGCCGCGTGAGGGCCGCAAGGCCTTCCTGCTGCTTGCCACCTCGACGACGCTCGGCACCTTCATCAGCTTCGGCATTGCGCCCTCGCTGATCGAAATCTTCCGCCAGTCCGGCGCCTCGCCGGCGCTTGCCCTGCAGCTCGGTTCCGCCCGCGGCGTCATCGGCATTTCCGCCCGCGGGCTCGACATGCTGCTCGGCAAACGCGGCAACCCGATCCTCACCTCGGTCATGGGCATCAGCCTCATGCTGGTAAGTTTCCTCATGCTTTTGCTATGCGGCACCTCGACGCCGCTGCTTGTCGCCTTCATCGTTATGTACGGCTTCGGCTCCGGCGTGCTTGCCGTTGCCCGGGCGCTGCTGCCGCTCGCCTTCTTCTCGCCCCGCGAATACGGCCTGCAAGCCGCCCGCCTCTCGCTGCCGCAAAACCTTGCCAACGCCATCGCCCCCGTCATATTCACCGCCACCCTCGACCGCGTCGGCACCGGACTGACCCTCACCATCTGCGCAGCGCTCGCCGCCCTTGCCCTGGTCTTCGTTTTCATGCTGGCGGGAATGGTCAGATCTGCAAAGCAGATGGTTCCGTCACAGCGCTGA
- a CDS encoding response regulator transcription factor, giving the protein MRILVVEDDVNLNRQLADTLKEAGYVVDQAFDGEEGHFLGETEPYDAIILDIGLPEMDGVTVLEKWRGAGRGVPVLILTARDRWSDKVAGIDAGADDYVTKPFHVEEVLARIRALIRRAAGHSSSEITCGPVRLDTKTSKAMVNGVTLKLTSHEYRLLAYLMHHMGEVVSRSELVEHMYDQDFDRDSNTIEVFVGRLRKKMGVDLIETVRGLGYRIQAPNNAH; this is encoded by the coding sequence ATGCGCATTCTGGTAGTCGAAGACGATGTCAATCTGAACCGGCAGCTCGCCGATACGCTGAAGGAGGCGGGCTATGTCGTCGATCAGGCCTTCGACGGCGAGGAAGGACATTTCCTCGGTGAAACCGAGCCGTATGACGCGATCATCCTCGACATCGGCCTGCCGGAGATGGACGGTGTCACCGTCCTTGAAAAGTGGCGCGGTGCGGGCCGCGGCGTGCCGGTTCTGATTCTGACGGCCCGCGACCGCTGGAGCGACAAGGTCGCAGGCATCGATGCCGGGGCCGATGACTACGTTACCAAGCCCTTCCATGTCGAAGAAGTGCTGGCGCGCATTCGCGCCCTGATCCGCCGTGCGGCCGGGCATTCCTCCTCCGAGATCACCTGCGGCCCGGTGCGGCTCGACACGAAGACCTCCAAGGCGATGGTCAACGGCGTGACGCTGAAGCTCACCTCGCACGAATACCGGCTGCTTGCATATCTGATGCACCATATGGGCGAGGTGGTTTCGCGCTCGGAGCTCGTCGAACACATGTACGACCAGGATTTCGATCGCGATTCCAATACGATCGAAGTTTTCGTCGGCCGTCTGCGCAAAAAGATGGGCGTGGACCTGATCGAAACGGTGCGCGGTCTCGGCTACCGCATCCAAGCGCCGAACAATGCGCATTAA
- a CDS encoding YcgN family cysteine cluster protein has translation MNELPFWKRKTLNEMNSEEWESLCDGCGLCCLNKLEEWDTGDVYFTSVACKLLDGQSCRCSNYEKRRDFVPDCVQLTKANVQEIAWLPPTCGYRLVNEGRDLYWWHRLVSGDPETVHQAGISARGRTISETEIDPDNLEDYIVDWPLRVGDGERAKR, from the coding sequence ATGAACGAACTACCCTTCTGGAAGCGGAAAACGCTGAACGAAATGAACAGCGAGGAATGGGAAAGCCTCTGCGACGGCTGCGGGCTCTGTTGCCTTAACAAGCTGGAGGAGTGGGATACGGGCGACGTCTATTTCACCTCCGTTGCCTGCAAGCTCCTTGACGGCCAAAGCTGCCGCTGTTCGAACTACGAGAAGCGGCGGGATTTCGTGCCGGACTGCGTGCAGCTGACGAAGGCGAACGTGCAGGAAATCGCCTGGCTGCCGCCGACCTGTGGCTACCGGCTGGTGAACGAGGGGCGCGATCTTTACTGGTGGCATCGGCTGGTTTCCGGCGACCCGGAAACCGTGCACCAGGCCGGCATTTCCGCCCGCGGGCGGACGATCAGTGAGACGGAGATCGATCCCGACAACCTGGAAGATTATATCGTCGATTGGCCGCTGAGGGTGGGCGACGGCGAGCGGGCGAAGAGGTAG
- a CDS encoding membrane protein gives MMLRPNVLIVSSLLVAVALSSCTTSRPSASAAFITALQGGIAGRSGVQLSDSDKQRALEAEYRALEGAGVGQPVVWSGRNVSGKVVAAAPYQVGSQNCRQYTHTLTADSKDTVTRGAACRNSDGSWSPLG, from the coding sequence ATGATGTTACGACCGAATGTTTTGATCGTTTCTTCGCTTCTTGTTGCCGTTGCGCTGTCGTCGTGCACGACGTCCAGGCCTTCGGCATCGGCGGCGTTCATTACGGCGCTGCAGGGCGGAATTGCTGGCCGCAGCGGCGTGCAGCTGAGCGACAGCGACAAGCAGCGGGCTCTCGAAGCCGAATATCGGGCGCTCGAGGGCGCTGGTGTCGGCCAGCCGGTCGTCTGGAGCGGGCGCAATGTAAGCGGTAAGGTTGTGGCGGCCGCACCCTATCAGGTGGGTTCGCAGAACTGCCGTCAATACACGCATACGCTGACGGCGGACAGCAAGGACACCGTCACGCGTGGCGCGGCCTGCCGCAACAGTGACGGAAGCTGGTCGCCGCTCGGCTGA
- a CDS encoding Dabb family protein, translating into MIRHIVFFTASAENLETVRVGLSVLTAIPHARLLEIGTNVKTDQLGTDVDLVVYGEFDDEAALAAYKAHPDYQRSIELVRPVREMRIAADYDVETAVRQPLG; encoded by the coding sequence GTGATCCGCCATATCGTTTTCTTCACCGCAAGCGCGGAAAACCTGGAGACGGTGCGCGTCGGGCTTTCGGTGCTGACGGCGATTCCGCATGCGCGGCTTTTGGAGATCGGCACCAATGTGAAGACCGACCAGCTCGGCACCGATGTCGACCTGGTGGTCTACGGCGAATTCGACGACGAGGCGGCACTTGCCGCTTATAAGGCGCATCCTGATTACCAGCGTTCGATCGAACTCGTGCGGCCGGTCCGGGAAATGCGGATTGCGGCGGATTACGATGTTGAGACAGCGGTAAGGCAGCCGCTCGGCTGA
- a CDS encoding sensor histidine kinase, which translates to MRIKSLTARVLLLTTVWSTVALVVIGLLISTLYRRSAERGFQDLLRAQLYNVINSVTIGDQGALSGSPQLGDLRFAQPRTGWYWVVEPLGTYTTAPLVSPSLGSATIPVPSVLEAPFDKNYERYYQVTDATGNRVQVAETEVVLDTDGRAARFRVSGNVEVVESDVSNFSHSLYLALAGFGVGSLIVNALAILYGLKPLDKARAALERIRAGESELLKGDFPREILPLANEVNALIDSNRRIVERARMQVGNLAHSLKTPIAVLLNEARVLERSHGELVRSQAEAMQGQVQSYLNRARIAAQRESVLARTDAEPALERLVRVMRRLNGDKEFELNVTPQNLAVAMEQQDLEETVGNLLENASRFATTKVRLSAAEAAEDVKGAEASARRHWVELVIEDDGPGLEPDQIREALKRGRRLDESKPGTGLGLSIVTEISNEYQGRLELSRGEWGGLKARLILPGVTKDVA; encoded by the coding sequence ATGCGCATTAAGTCGCTCACCGCACGCGTTCTGCTTCTGACGACCGTCTGGTCGACCGTGGCGCTTGTGGTGATCGGCCTGCTGATTTCCACGCTTTACCGCCGCAGCGCCGAGCGCGGTTTCCAGGATCTGCTGCGCGCCCAGCTCTACAACGTCATCAATTCCGTGACGATCGGCGATCAGGGCGCGCTGAGCGGCAGCCCCCAACTCGGCGACCTGCGCTTCGCCCAGCCGAGGACCGGCTGGTACTGGGTGGTGGAGCCGCTTGGAACCTACACGACGGCGCCGTTGGTTTCGCCTTCGCTGGGATCGGCGACGATCCCTGTTCCCTCGGTGCTGGAAGCACCCTTCGACAAGAATTACGAGCGCTATTACCAGGTGACGGATGCGACGGGAAACCGCGTGCAGGTTGCGGAAACCGAAGTGGTGCTCGACACGGACGGGCGCGCTGCGCGCTTCAGGGTGTCGGGCAATGTCGAGGTCGTCGAGAGCGACGTCAGCAACTTCTCCCACAGTCTCTATCTGGCGCTGGCCGGCTTCGGTGTCGGAAGCCTGATCGTCAATGCGCTTGCCATTCTCTACGGCCTGAAGCCGCTCGACAAGGCGCGCGCGGCGCTGGAGCGCATCCGGGCGGGAGAGAGCGAACTGCTGAAGGGCGATTTCCCGCGGGAAATCCTACCGCTTGCCAACGAGGTGAATGCGCTGATCGACAGCAACCGGCGCATCGTCGAGCGCGCCCGGATGCAGGTCGGCAACCTGGCGCATTCGCTGAAGACGCCGATTGCAGTTCTGCTTAACGAGGCGAGGGTTCTGGAGCGCTCGCACGGTGAGCTGGTGCGCAGCCAGGCCGAAGCGATGCAGGGCCAGGTGCAATCCTACCTCAACCGGGCACGCATCGCCGCACAGCGCGAATCGGTGCTGGCGCGAACCGATGCGGAACCTGCGCTGGAGCGGCTGGTGCGCGTGATGCGGCGGCTCAATGGCGACAAGGAATTCGAGCTCAACGTGACGCCTCAAAACCTCGCGGTTGCCATGGAGCAGCAGGATCTGGAAGAGACCGTCGGCAACCTTTTGGAGAATGCGTCGCGTTTTGCTACGACGAAGGTTCGGCTCAGCGCAGCCGAAGCGGCCGAGGATGTGAAGGGCGCCGAAGCAAGCGCGCGGCGGCACTGGGTGGAGCTTGTCATCGAGGACGACGGACCGGGACTGGAGCCCGACCAAATCCGCGAGGCGCTGAAGCGCGGGCGGCGATTGGACGAGAGCAAGCCGGGAACGGGCCTCGGGCTTTCGATCGTCACGGAGATTTCAAATGAGTATCAGGGCCGGCTCGAGCTCTCCCGCGGGGAGTGGGGCGGCCTGAAGGCGCGGCTAATCCTGCCCGGCGTCACAAAGGATGTTGCATGA
- a CDS encoding DUF2336 domain-containing protein: MRDRFRDLEGPLAIRKKDVVLMATVSSFEGLAHPTRSELRQFAELFMPLFQASSDEARRQAVAALSQCKTIPSAVALFIGSQPIAIAAPFLTASQAVDDDTLIVIARSQGAAHARAIVSRDSLSPKVIDALVALRHAEPRQTAPAAVAEEHALPPTAASMEAADFVERLAREEAMRERIKGLARHLGRNDSNRLGLRTLSDIQEALLVRFARAREAGSFATALADALSASRWLAERIMLDLSGQQLATTLTSLGMGFLDAVFVLERLYPHLSEPQHNVTRAWMVLDALDPDECHQRVEAWRRADSYTYKPEDQVRGEQSAASAPRAVRQEPPARDIRIVGRR, from the coding sequence GTGCGTGACCGGTTTCGAGACCTAGAGGGGCCCCTGGCCATCCGGAAAAAGGATGTGGTATTGATGGCGACAGTCAGCAGCTTTGAAGGATTGGCGCATCCCACCCGATCCGAGCTGCGCCAGTTCGCCGAACTGTTCATGCCGCTTTTTCAGGCCTCCTCCGACGAAGCTCGCCGCCAGGCGGTTGCCGCTCTTTCACAGTGCAAGACCATACCATCGGCCGTTGCCCTCTTCATCGGCAGCCAGCCGATCGCAATCGCTGCGCCATTCCTGACGGCTTCGCAGGCGGTCGACGACGATACGTTGATCGTCATCGCACGGTCGCAGGGAGCTGCCCACGCCCGGGCGATCGTCAGCCGCGACAGCCTTTCGCCCAAGGTCATCGATGCGCTTGTGGCGCTGCGTCACGCCGAGCCGCGCCAGACTGCGCCAGCCGCCGTTGCCGAAGAGCATGCGCTCCCGCCGACCGCTGCCTCGATGGAGGCGGCCGATTTCGTCGAGCGCCTTGCCCGCGAAGAGGCGATGCGCGAACGGATCAAGGGGCTAGCACGACATCTCGGACGTAATGACAGCAACCGCCTCGGCCTGCGCACGCTGTCCGACATCCAGGAGGCGCTGCTCGTCCGCTTTGCCCGCGCACGGGAGGCCGGGTCCTTCGCAACGGCGCTTGCCGACGCGCTTTCGGCCAGCCGCTGGCTTGCCGAGCGCATCATGCTCGATCTCTCCGGCCAGCAGCTCGCAACGACCCTGACCAGCCTCGGCATGGGCTTTCTCGACGCCGTTTTCGTGCTGGAGAGGCTGTATCCGCATCTTTCCGAGCCGCAGCACAACGTGACTCGCGCCTGGATGGTGCTGGATGCGCTCGATCCGGACGAATGCCATCAGCGGGTCGAAGCCTGGCGTCGCGCCGACAGCTATACCTATAAACCGGAAGACCAGGTGCGGGGGGAGCAATCCGCCGCTTCCGCCCCGCGCGCCGTGCGCCAGGAGCCGCCGGCACGCGATATCCGCATCGTCGGCCGCCGGTAA
- the ccmI gene encoding c-type cytochrome biogenesis protein CcmI — MMFWILVATMTAAVAAFLLYPLLRGAKAADDDRAGEAAVYRDQLRELDRDLVGGLISADEADYARAEIGRRLIAVSAAEPKTERKPVRPHRFSEAFVLLLLPVLGLCLYITLGRPDVPSRPLAGRLADPGNDMAVLIVKAERHLSENPDDGRGWDVLAPIYYNAMRIADAEKAYRNAIRLLGPSPIRLDGLAETLMAGANGVVTEETRKVLEQSLSLEPDNARAKFYVALSLEQAGQPGQAKVAFEALAQESPADAPWLPLVNEHIAKNGGAPVVADGKAPGNPTEEDVAAAQDMSSSEQQQMIRGMVESLDAKLVAEPNNFEGWMRLVRSYAVLNDKDRAASALKRALSAFPAEGEEGRQLMALARELGIAAEGGTE; from the coding sequence ATGATGTTCTGGATTCTGGTGGCCACGATGACCGCGGCTGTTGCCGCCTTCCTGCTTTATCCGCTTTTGCGCGGCGCGAAGGCGGCTGACGACGACCGTGCCGGCGAAGCGGCGGTCTATCGCGATCAGCTGCGCGAACTCGATCGCGATTTGGTCGGCGGATTGATTTCGGCCGACGAGGCGGATTATGCGCGGGCCGAAATCGGCCGCAGGCTGATTGCCGTCTCGGCTGCCGAGCCGAAGACGGAACGCAAGCCCGTTCGCCCGCACCGTTTCAGCGAGGCTTTCGTTCTCCTGCTGCTGCCAGTTCTCGGGCTCTGTCTTTACATCACGCTCGGCCGTCCTGATGTGCCGTCGCGGCCGTTGGCGGGTCGGCTGGCGGATCCTGGCAACGACATGGCGGTGCTGATTGTGAAGGCGGAGCGGCATCTTTCGGAGAATCCGGATGACGGCAGGGGCTGGGACGTGCTGGCGCCGATCTATTACAATGCGATGCGCATCGCCGATGCGGAGAAGGCCTACCGCAATGCCATCCGGCTGCTCGGGCCGAGCCCGATCCGTCTTGACGGGCTGGCCGAAACGCTGATGGCGGGCGCCAACGGTGTCGTGACCGAGGAGACGCGCAAGGTGCTGGAGCAGTCGCTTTCACTCGAGCCTGACAATGCGCGTGCGAAGTTCTACGTGGCGCTGAGCCTGGAGCAGGCGGGGCAACCGGGGCAGGCGAAGGTGGCTTTCGAGGCGCTGGCGCAAGAATCGCCCGCCGATGCGCCATGGCTGCCGCTGGTCAACGAGCATATCGCCAAAAACGGCGGCGCTCCGGTGGTGGCGGACGGCAAGGCGCCGGGCAATCCAACAGAGGAAGATGTCGCAGCGGCGCAGGATATGAGCAGCAGTGAGCAGCAGCAGATGATCCGCGGCATGGTGGAAAGCCTCGATGCAAAGCTTGTTGCAGAGCCGAACAATTTCGAGGGCTGGATGCGGCTTGTCCGTTCCTATGCGGTCTTGAACGACAAGGATCGTGCCGCAAGCGCGCTGAAGCGCGCCCTTTCGGCCTTTCCTGCCGAAGGCGAAGAGGGCAGGCAGCTGATGGCGCTGGCGCGCGAACTCGGCATTGCGGCGGAAGGAGGAACGGAATGA
- a CDS encoding glycoside hydrolase family 19 protein, giving the protein MVIHIDRTFFFDAVRQSLFKGALSEGQVEGMTAILDFFEQRMPQADWRWLAYILATAFHETAFTMQPVRETLAGSDARAIEILDGAYAAGKLSWVKTVYWKPDEDGKCWLGRGLVQLTHKRNYEAMSAIIGIDLVAEPDRAMEMAAAVTILIEGMLVGSFTGHRLADHLNAEKEDWVNARRIVNGTDRAEKLAEYGRTFHAALRREEAPGILQRLKGWLARAIARLC; this is encoded by the coding sequence ATGGTTATCCACATCGACCGGACATTCTTCTTCGACGCCGTGCGGCAAAGCCTGTTCAAAGGGGCCCTTTCCGAGGGGCAGGTCGAGGGCATGACGGCGATTCTCGACTTCTTCGAGCAACGCATGCCGCAGGCGGACTGGCGGTGGCTGGCCTACATCCTGGCGACGGCTTTCCACGAGACGGCCTTCACGATGCAGCCAGTGCGTGAGACCCTGGCCGGCAGCGACGCAAGGGCGATCGAAATTCTCGACGGCGCCTATGCGGCAGGCAAGCTTTCCTGGGTGAAGACCGTATACTGGAAGCCGGACGAGGACGGAAAGTGCTGGCTGGGCCGCGGGCTGGTTCAGCTCACCCACAAGCGCAACTACGAGGCGATGAGTGCGATCATCGGCATCGACCTCGTCGCCGAGCCGGACCGTGCGATGGAGATGGCGGCCGCCGTGACGATCCTGATCGAAGGCATGCTGGTTGGCAGTTTCACCGGGCACAGGCTTGCCGACCACCTGAACGCCGAAAAGGAAGACTGGGTGAACGCACGCCGCATCGTCAACGGCACGGACCGGGCGGAGAAGCTCGCCGAATACGGCCGGACCTTCCATGCCGCCCTGCGCCGCGAAGAGGCGCCGGGCATCCTGCAGCGGTTGAAGGGGTGGCTTGCGCGTGCTATCGCGCGGCTTTGTTGA
- a CDS encoding transglycosylase domain-containing protein, which translates to MQDPDNPEEPPRRSRHILLKIDSWIDSTLWNAGFRSAEIWEDVTIFFRRFRVRGWKRLVFELSGEALTLGAAGSVLMLLLAQPAFEATKEDWRNRGDFAVTFTDRYGNVIGHRGVIHQNSVPIDELPDSLIKAVLATEDRRFFDHFGIDFIGLFRAMSENARAGEVVQGGSTLTQQLAKNLFLSNERSIDRKITEAFLALWLEANLSKKEILSTYLDRAYMGGGTFGAAAASQFYFGKNITDVNLAESAMLAGLFKAPAKYAPHVNLPAARARANEVLTNIVQSGLMTEGQVIAARRSPATIVDRNEQESPDFFLDWAFEEVQRLAARFHQHSLIVRTTIDMGIQKAAEDAVETSLREYGESFHAKQGAMVMLENGGAVRAMVGGRDYGESQFNRATRALRQPGSSFKVYTYAVAMESGMTPQTTIVDAPIYWGNWSPHNYANRYAGRVTLETAIAQSINTIPVRLAKDKLGIQPIRAMAKAMGIESPVRDDVTIPIGTSEVTVLDQATAYAVFPAGGYQSRRHGIAQILDYGGDVLYDFDRDEPPAKRVLSEKADAYMNQMLTRIPYFGTARKAALDNGILTGGKTGTTQAYRDAWFVGFTGNYTCAVWFGNDDYTSTNNMTGGSLPAMTFKRAMDYAHQGIVLRPIPGVENPAPPAKETAKTAAAKPEDSIPQLIRPRMLSVGSTRILKDLGEKLKSAPPLEAQKVASAG; encoded by the coding sequence GTGCAGGATCCGGACAATCCAGAAGAACCCCCGCGCAGGAGCCGGCACATCCTGCTGAAGATCGATTCATGGATCGATTCCACCCTCTGGAACGCCGGTTTCCGCTCCGCCGAGATCTGGGAAGACGTCACCATCTTTTTTCGCCGCTTCCGCGTGCGCGGCTGGAAGCGCTTAGTCTTCGAACTTAGCGGCGAAGCGTTGACGCTCGGCGCTGCCGGGTCGGTTCTGATGCTCCTCCTCGCCCAGCCTGCCTTCGAGGCTACCAAGGAAGATTGGCGCAATCGCGGCGATTTCGCCGTCACCTTCACCGACCGCTACGGCAATGTCATCGGCCACCGCGGCGTCATCCATCAGAATTCGGTGCCCATCGACGAATTGCCCGATTCGCTGATCAAGGCGGTGCTCGCCACCGAGGACCGCCGCTTCTTCGACCATTTCGGCATCGATTTCATCGGCCTGTTCCGCGCCATGAGCGAGAATGCCCGCGCCGGCGAAGTCGTCCAGGGCGGCTCGACGCTGACGCAGCAGCTTGCCAAGAATCTTTTCCTGTCCAACGAGCGCTCGATCGACCGCAAGATCACCGAAGCCTTTCTGGCGCTCTGGCTCGAAGCCAACCTGTCGAAAAAGGAGATCCTCTCCACCTATCTCGACCGCGCCTATATGGGCGGCGGCACCTTCGGTGCGGCGGCGGCCTCGCAGTTCTATTTCGGCAAGAACATCACCGATGTGAACCTCGCAGAATCGGCCATGCTTGCCGGCCTCTTCAAGGCACCGGCGAAATATGCGCCCCACGTCAATTTGCCGGCAGCGCGCGCCCGTGCCAACGAAGTGCTTACCAATATCGTCCAGAGCGGATTGATGACCGAGGGCCAGGTGATTGCCGCCCGCCGCAGTCCGGCGACGATCGTCGACCGCAACGAGCAGGAATCGCCCGATTTCTTCCTCGACTGGGCCTTCGAGGAGGTCCAGCGTCTTGCCGCGCGCTTCCACCAGCATTCACTGATCGTGCGCACCACGATCGACATGGGTATCCAGAAGGCGGCAGAAGATGCAGTCGAGACGTCGCTGCGCGAATATGGCGAGTCCTTTCATGCCAAGCAGGGCGCGATGGTGATGCTTGAAAACGGCGGCGCGGTGCGCGCCATGGTCGGAGGGCGGGACTACGGCGAGAGCCAGTTCAACCGCGCGACGCGGGCGCTGCGCCAGCCGGGCTCCTCCTTCAAGGTCTATACCTATGCAGTGGCGATGGAGAGCGGCATGACCCCGCAGACTACCATCGTCGATGCGCCGATCTATTGGGGCAACTGGAGCCCGCACAACTACGCGAACCGCTATGCCGGGCGCGTCACGCTCGAAACGGCGATCGCGCAATCGATCAACACGATCCCGGTGCGGCTTGCCAAGGACAAGCTTGGCATCCAGCCGATCCGCGCCATGGCCAAGGCGATGGGCATCGAATCGCCGGTGCGCGACGACGTGACAATCCCGATCGGAACGTCGGAAGTCACCGTTCTCGACCAGGCGACGGCTTATGCGGTGTTTCCGGCGGGCGGCTATCAATCACGTCGCCACGGCATCGCCCAGATCCTGGATTACGGCGGCGACGTGCTCTACGATTTCGACCGCGACGAGCCGCCGGCCAAGCGCGTACTGTCGGAAAAAGCCGATGCCTACATGAACCAGATGCTGACCCGCATCCCCTATTTCGGCACCGCCCGCAAGGCAGCGCTCGACAACGGCATCCTCACCGGCGGCAAGACCGGCACGACGCAGGCCTATCGCGACGCCTGGTTCGTCGGCTTCACCGGCAACTACACCTGCGCCGTCTGGTTCGGCAACGACGACTATACCTCGACGAACAACATGACCGGCGGCTCGCTTCCCGCCATGACCTTCAAGCGCGCCATGGATTACGCCCACCAGGGCATCGTCCTGCGTCCCATTCCCGGCGTCGAAAACCCGGCGCCGCCGGCCAAAGAAACCGCCAAGACCGCCGCTGCCAAACCCGAAGACAGCATTCCACAGCTCATCCGTCCCCGCATGCTCTCGGTGGGATCGACAAGGATCCTCAAAGACCTCGGGGAAAAGCTGAAATCCGCCCCGCCACTCGAAGCGCAGAAGGTGGCGAGCGCGGGGTAG
- a CDS encoding DUF1254 domain-containing protein — MLRLIFSILTGLFGAALLHLVIILALPHYTGRDAQTRVLAEGDQNHFYLLSAQTDDAGLANSDPFLRTAVCAFDLENNPVRFTAKGNVPFWSIAVYDGASNEVFSMNDRTSVGGALDVLVATPIQLTGLRKSLPAELQPTILVEMNHPQGYAVLRTLAPQASFDEAARSFLAGAGCEAYAPAD; from the coding sequence ATGCTTAGGCTGATATTCTCAATCCTGACCGGCCTCTTCGGCGCCGCGCTGCTGCATCTCGTCATCATTCTCGCGCTGCCGCACTACACCGGCAGGGACGCCCAGACGCGGGTTCTTGCTGAGGGCGATCAGAACCATTTCTATCTGCTCTCAGCACAAACCGACGACGCGGGGCTAGCAAACAGCGATCCTTTCTTGCGCACCGCCGTCTGCGCCTTCGATCTGGAAAACAACCCAGTCCGCTTCACGGCAAAAGGCAACGTGCCGTTCTGGTCGATCGCCGTCTATGACGGCGCCTCGAACGAAGTCTTCAGCATGAATGACAGAACGTCTGTGGGGGGAGCGCTGGATGTTCTCGTCGCAACGCCGATCCAGCTTACCGGTTTGCGCAAATCGCTGCCTGCGGAGCTGCAGCCGACTATTCTTGTCGAGATGAACCACCCGCAAGGCTATGCGGTGCTCAGAACGCTTGCCCCGCAGGCAAGCTTCGATGAGGCAGCCAGAAGCTTCCTCGCGGGCGCCGGCTGTGAGGCCTATGCACCCGCCGACTGA
- a CDS encoding DUF1214 domain-containing protein — MFRFPLFIAITLIVAFGGGIVVSLYALDATQGFGAIKLGAWEAFPELQTADADPYAKSHRARAGKLLYGSAEGLTFTASVDDSGERLNAACSYRISGQTPPARLWTLFTSDNSGNPASIRPGLPAALNSWTILRQADSSFTIDISANARPGNWLALPAAGTFRLVLTLFDTPTAGSSGVIDLAMPRLTKTGCGNA; from the coding sequence GTGTTTCGATTCCCGCTTTTTATCGCGATCACGCTGATTGTCGCTTTCGGCGGCGGAATCGTGGTTTCGCTCTATGCGCTGGACGCGACGCAGGGGTTTGGCGCGATCAAGCTCGGCGCCTGGGAAGCCTTTCCCGAATTGCAGACGGCCGATGCCGATCCTTATGCGAAGTCCCACCGCGCCCGGGCCGGCAAGCTGCTTTATGGCAGCGCCGAGGGGCTGACTTTCACGGCGAGCGTCGACGACAGCGGGGAGCGGTTGAACGCGGCCTGCAGCTACCGCATCAGCGGCCAGACGCCGCCTGCCCGGCTGTGGACGCTGTTTACTTCGGACAACAGCGGCAATCCCGCCTCCATCCGTCCCGGGCTGCCGGCGGCGCTGAATTCCTGGACGATCCTGCGCCAGGCCGACAGCAGCTTCACTATCGACATTTCCGCCAATGCAAGGCCGGGCAACTGGCTGGCGCTTCCCGCCGCCGGCACGTTCCGGCTGGTCCTGACGCTGTTCGACACGCCGACTGCCGGAAGTTCGGGCGTCATCGATCTCGCTATGCCGAGGCTTACGAAGACCGGATGCGGCAATGCTTAG